From one Rhodamnia argentea isolate NSW1041297 chromosome 1, ASM2092103v1, whole genome shotgun sequence genomic stretch:
- the LOC125314450 gene encoding uncharacterized protein LOC125314450: MILPVVAVVSSGIVAKKMKATQVFSSHFKEVWEEWELRGVVFLSLTLQILLICMGNRRKYIRFSWFWGLIWLAYLMADPVAIYALGIITNKLTKINGHSVDANTELNAFWAPFLLLHLGGPDTITAYALEDNELWLRHSLSLVTQTGVTFYIFLMAWTGPNISILAIVIILAGFVKYGERVYVLWAASSEQFRDSIPDPPPNYSKIVEQHKLMKAEGYSVTPHEVIEVSDMIMENNVNGADLFSPEENPDQKQIYKHRQGELLAARGLVNIFQRLFADLLLSFEDRDTSLSLLKDKNFRTAFAIIEIELGIMYDLLYTKAKAIHTRWGFARRIFGLVSTCIVLILFSEIEDQQYSTADLYMTFILLAVAIFLEIYALAVLLFSDRTACWLIKRKKLTILDLINWLRPLTKRRRWSDHMAQFSLLSFAFKEKHLPCHRILECLHIDEIVEKPLYKHHKKVTDDMKKLIVNHIKEMQSPCAAKATWDVNKSEHKEHLQWTMELEFDQTILIWHIATELLYGLENDKNLHHKAKPGKYLSRYMLYILVMHPEMLPTGIGRIKFRETYIEAMKFFDGLKSFKADEDPDDEASSFDNEEDIGGYRKYAKRCAGFCTSAWQHIKKRKKRKLDITSAFNQLQEQVNTELDLLVARGEKSKYVLFHGCRLAWQLRQIENGIMEGDIVGETWVKILCDAAIKCKAKYHAQQLRRGGELLTHVWLMMAHFGLTDHYQIAHAPAIAELIVH, encoded by the exons ATGATATTGCCGGTTGTCG CTGTTGTAAGCAGTGGCATCgtcgcgaagaagatgaaggcgacGCAGGTCTTCTCATCGCATTTCAAAGAAGTGTGGGAAGAATGGGAGCTCCGCGGTGTCGTCTTCCTCAGCCTCACCCTCCAAATCCTGCTCATTTGCATGGGCAATCGCCGCAAATACATCCGCTTTTCCTGGTTCTGGGGGCTCATTTGGCTGGCCTACCTAATGGCCGATCCGGTCGCAATCTACGCGCTTGGCATAATCACGAACAAGCTCACAAAGATAAACGGCCATAGTGTGGATGCCAACACCGAGCTGAACGCGTTCTGGGCGCCATTCCTCTTGTTACATTTAGGAGGCCCCGACACCATTACGGCATATGCCCTGGAAGACAATGAGCTCTGGTTGAGGCACTCTTTGTCGCTAGTCACCCAAACTGGAGTAACATTTTATATCTTCTTGATGGCATGGACTGGCCCAAATATATCCATCCTCGCCATCGTGATAATTCTTGCCGGGTTCGTCAAGTATGGCGAAAGGGTCTATGTGCTCTGGGCTGCCAGCAGTGAGCAGTTCAGGGACTCCATCCCCGACCCGCCTCCTAATTACTCAAAGATAGTGGAGCAACATAAGTTGATGAAGGCCGAGGGCTACAGTGTCACGCCGCACGAAGTGATCGAGGTCAGCGACATGATCATGGAAAACAATGTGAATGGTGCTGATCTTTTTTCTCCGGAGGAAAATCCCGATCAGAAGCAAATTTATAAGCATAGGCAAGGAGAATTGCTTGCGGCCAGAGGCCTGGTCAACATATTCCAACGCCTTTTCGCTGATCTCCTGCTGAGTTTCGAGGATCGGGACACAAGTCTGTCGTTGCTCAAGGACAAGAATTTCCGCACAGCCTTCGCAATCATTGAGATCGAATTGGGAATCATGTACGACTTGCTCTATACGAAGGCCAAGGCAATCCATACTAGATGGGGCTTCGCTCGTCGCATATTTGGATTGGTTTCGACCTGCATCGTATTGATACTCTTCAGTGAGATCGAGGATCAGCAATACTCAACAGCTGATCTTTATATGACCTTTATACTGCTAGCGGTGGCCATATTCCTGGAGATTTATGCTTTGGCTGTTCTTCTTTTCTCCGACAGGACGGCTTGTTGGTTGATTAAGAGAAAGAAACTCACCATCTTGGATCTCATCAATTGGTTGCGACCACTGACTAAACGACGCCGCTGGTCGGATCACATGGCTCAATTCAGCCTATTGAGCTTTGCGTTCAAAGAGAAGCACCTTCCTTGCCATCGGATCCTCGAATGTCTGCACATTGACGAGATAGTCGAGAAGCCCCTTTACAAGCATCACAAGAAAGTGACCGATGATATGAAGAAACTCATAGTGAATCATATCAAAGAAATGCAATCCCCTTGTGCCGCTAAAGCGACCTGGGATGTTAACAAGTCAGAACACAAAGAGCATTTGCAATGGACCATGGAGCTTGAGTTCGACCAAACTATCCTGATTTGGCATATTGCGACTGAACTGTTGTACGGTCTGGAAAACGACAAAAACCTCCATCACAAAGCCAAGCCCGGTAAGTACTTGTCTCGATACATGTTGTATATCCTTGTCATGCACCCCGAGATGCTGCCGACCGGGATTGGACGCATCAAATTTCGCGAAACCTACATCGAGGCCATGAAATTTTTCGATGGGCTCAAGTCCTTCAAAGCAGATGAAGACCCAGATGACGAGGCTTCTTCTTTTGACAACGAAGAGGACATTGGAGGCTATAGGAAGTACGCGAAGAGATGTGCTGGATTCTGCACGAGTGCTTGGCAACATatcaagaagaggaagaagcgcAAACTCGACATAACTAGTGCCTTCAACCAGCTGCAGGAGCAGGTGAATACAGAGCTGGATTTGCTGGTCGCAAGAGGCGAAAAGAGCAAGTACGTGCTGTTCCACGGGTGTCGTCTCGCTTGGCAGCTGCGCCAGATCGAAAACGGAATAATGGAGGGGGACATAGTAGGTGAGACGTGGGTCAAGATATTGTGTGATGCAGCGATTAAGTGTAAAGCGAAATATCATGCACAGCAACTGAGGAGAGGAGGAGAGCTTCTGACTCATGTCTGGCTCATGATGGCCCATTTTGGCTTGACTGATCACTACCAGATTGCCCATGCCCCTGCTATAGCTGAGCTAATTGTGCACTAG
- the LOC115730997 gene encoding uncharacterized protein PHLOEM PROTEIN 2-LIKE A4-like yields the protein MAKNLTGQLLQEPEEVTASMRPDDEAPQEEKRRERRPPLLAVSLVRKATNVDSSISVEEMCNRIYRGVLMNDNKLKFWVDEDLEKNCFLLLAEGLFIAGGDETEHWGWTNEKEQCFSSEVEIPVAELLDICWLEFSGKFKTIKLSPKTTYEVAFVVKMRDDGSGLHGPVNLTLTLPDGTTQGRIENMEETPKGEWRDIPVGTFMTTPQNVGEISFSYCQVSGHWKSGLIVKGAVLRPKD from the exons ATGGCTAAAAACCTAACGGGGCAGCTTTTGCAGGAACCAGAGGAAGTCACAGCTTCAATGAGGCCAGATGATGAAGCCCCGCAAGAAGAgaaacgaagagagagaagacctCCTCTTCTCGCCGTCAGTTTGGTTAGAAAAGCGACGAATGTGGATTCCTCCATCAGCGTTGAAGAGATGTGCAATCGGATCTATCGTGGAGTGCTCATGAACGATAATAAACTG AAGTTCTGGGTCGATGAAGATCTCGAAAAGAATTGCTTCCTTTTGCTTGCTGAAGGGTTATTTATTGCTGGGGGCGACGAGACCGAGCACTGGGGTTGGACAAACGAGAAGGAACAATG TTTTAGCAGCGAAGTAGAGATACCCGTGGCAGAGCTGCTGGATATATGCTGGCTAGAATTTTCGGGCAAGTTCAAGACTATCAAGCTCTCTCCGAAGACTACGTATGAGGTCGCATTCGTGGTGAAAATGAGAGACGATGGCAGCGGGTTGCACGGTCCAGTGAATCTAACCCTCACTCTGCCGGATGGAACCACGCAGGGACGCATCGAGAATATGGAGGAGACGCCGAAGGGTGAATGGAGAGACATCCCTGTCGGAACATTCATGACGACTCCGCAGAATGTTGGCGAGATAAGCTTTTCCTACTGTCAAGTTAGTGGTCATTGGAAGTCTGGACTCATCGTCAAAGGGGCTGTCCTTCGACCAAAAGATTAA
- the LOC115747045 gene encoding putative disease resistance RPP13-like protein 2 has product MSMATSEVVISLEIRNSLDMLSEGKVLSRGLRYRMRTAINDLQKILSTSKLLESSTDDDQRGNDHGSCLQDRARGAVDIAHQILLEASQHLMSSKGRLANIHALVRFMSLRIHVRATEKKALDFLRGVEELSNHLPRGQGLPTNDLLSLDENASSKNADQGNVGWTGKIESDIVGRKDEACKLLAQLIVEDGDQDALPLRIVWVVGKEASGKTALVRSVYNRLEIDHSFQFCVWVGVHEKFTLKDLLVTILKQTPQKELKDLEHIEEENLKEVLHKALMELKYLIVFDNLHKVEHMDELMIFLPDSRSGSRVIITARDPEIPSFMDPWASPVELHELDADQSECLLGECGSFAADTRLKASILSKCNGSPPGILLLGGLVVASGDASPVMVDRHAENPTFSDIMSLSYNKLPSILKPCLLYLCLFPKDSEISTRRLFRLWLAEGLVKEDGFNAEQCFQELAGRNWVNVVRYKKLVRTAKSCRVPSFIHDFLCKRAKQLRPQIHSNTKSTNHSEQPKVDNGCSSWIVQNQEDHQGFQLQYLRSYVSFNTQKQGTRSRDVEELLQPLIARGDCGLLRVLDLEGVYKPLLPNKLGNVLPDLRYLGLRWTVLDSIPETIRNMSCLETLDLKYTNVRSLPSSIWKVKSLQHLYMNEVCFDKSTNLRKQSAKYPSNLQTLWGLYIGVAKSPMLNVLRKLTRLKKLGLTCDSPVIKEATECISNLTELQSLKLRSRDLFGQPSELSLGNMRGLDSLSELYLLGSLPVGDGLTLLPQNLKILTLSMSGLDDHSIEVLGGFQSLEILNLLARSYAGENLNCGSGSFPRLRVLKLWMLEKVKEAHVDETALSRLEELEIKNCGLLASVNSLDHIQFLKKISLIEVKEELATNIKGGLSGKLFINGKQLVTSSSSSSRQVFIKETQLVTSSSSAQVKFHRFYAFSIHAFPH; this is encoded by the coding sequence ATGTCGATGGCTACTTCTGAGGTGGTCATTTCACTCGAGATCCGCAATTCGCTAGACATGCTCTCCGAGGGAAAAGTTCTCTCTCGTGGATTGCGCTATCGAATGAGAACAGCCATTAATGATCTCCAGAAAATTTTGAGCACCTCCAAGTTACTGGAATCGAGCACCGATGACGACCAGCGAGGCAACGACCACGGATCTTGCCTCCAGGATCGAGCTCGAGGTGCTGTGGACATCGCCCATCAGATCCTCCTGGAAGCATCACAACACTTGATGTCTTCCAAGGGCCGCCTCGCAAACATTCATGCATTAGTCCGCTTCATGTCGCTCAGGATACATGTGCGCGCCACCGAAAAGAAGGCTCTAGATTTCCTCAGAGGCGTCGAGGAATTGTCCAATCATCTTCCCCGGGGGCAAGGTCTGCCTACTAATGATCTGCTTAGTCTTGATGAAAATGCTTCATCTAAGAATGCAGATCAAGGGAATGTAGGTTGGACTGGGAAGATCGAGTCGGATATTGTGGGCCGTAAAGATGAAGCTTGCAAGCTCCTAGCTCAGTTGATAGTGGAAGATGGCGATCAGGATGCGTTGCCACTTCGCATCGTTTGGGTGGTGGGGAAAGAAGCCAGCGGCAAGACGGCCCTTGTGAGGAGCGTGTACAACAGACTCGAGATAGATCATAGCTTCCAATTTTGCGTCTGGGTTGGtgttcatgaaaaattcacCTTGAAAGATCTCTTGGTGACGATACTGAAGCAAACACCTCAGAAAGAACTGAAGGATCTAGAGCACATAGAGGAAGAAAACCTGAAAGAGGTCCTTCATAAGGCCTTAATGGAATTGAAGTATCTCATTGTGTTCGACAATTTGCATAAGGTCGAGCACATGGACGAGCTCATGATCTTTCTCCCAGACTCGAGGAGTGGAAGCAGAGTCATCATCACTGCTCGGGATCCTGAAATTCCATCATTTATGGATCCTTGGGCTTCTCCTGTCGAGTTGCATGAATTAGATGCAGACCAGAGCGAGTGCCTGTTGGGGGAATGCGGCTCCTTTGCTGCAGATACACGTCTTAAAGCGAGCATCCTGAGCAAGTGCAATGGCTCTCCTCCGGGGATTTTGCTGCTCGGAGGACTTGTGGTGGCAAGCGGCGATGCTTCTCCTGTCATGGTGGATCGGCACGCTGAAAATCCCACATTCAGTGACATCATGTCCTTGAGCTACAACAAATTGCCTTCCATCCTCAAGCCTTGTTTACTTTATTTGTGCCTCTTTCCAAAAGACTCGGAGATCTCAACGAGGAGGCTCTTCCGGCTGTGGCTTGCCGAAGGATTGGTCAAAGAGGACGGGTTCAATGCCGAGCAGTGCTTTCAAGAATTGGCTGGTCGAAACTGGGTAAATGTGGTGAGATATAAGAAGCTCGTCAGAACGGCCAAATCGTGCCGTGTGCCTAGTTTCATACACGATTTCTTGTGCAAGAGGGCAAAGCAACTCAGACCCCAGATCCATTCGAACACCAAGTCCACTAATCATAGTGAGCAACCAAAGGTTGATAATGGCTGCTCATCGTGGATTGTCCAAAATCAAGAGGATCACCAAGGATTTCAACTCCAATACCTCCGTTCCTATGTATCCTTCAACACGCAGAAGCAAGGGACGCGCTCGAGGGACGTGGAAGAGTTGCTCCAGCCATTGATTGCAAGGGGGGACTGTGGTCTGCTCAGGGTGCTCGACCTGGAGGGGGTTTACAAGCCATTGCTCCCGAACAAACTTGGCAATGTACTGCCAGACCTGAGGTACTTGGGATTGCGATGGACAGTCCTTGATTCGATCCCGGAAACCATCAGGAACATGTCCTGCCTCGAGACTTTAGATCTAAAGTACACTAATGTTAGGAGTTTGCCGAGTTCGATTTGGAAGGTGAAGTCCCTCCAGCACCTGTACATGAATGAGGTATGCTTTGATAAGTCTACCAATCTTCGTAAACAATCTGCGAAGTACCCGAGCAATCTCCAAACATTATGGGGGTTATATATCGGAGTCGCTAAGAGTCCCATGCTCAATGTGCTTAGAAAATTGACCAGGCTCAAGAAATTGGGGCTGACGTGTGATTCTCCGGTGATCAAGGAAGCGACCGAGTGCATCTCAAATCTCACAGAGCTGCAATCCCTCAAGCTGAGATCCAGGGATCTCTTCGGTCAGCCCTCGGAACTCAGCTTGGGCAACATGAGGGGACTCGACTCGCTTTCGGAGCTGTACTTGCTGGGGAGCTTGCCCGTGGGAGACGGCTTGACACTCCTTCCTCAGAACCTGAAAATCCTTACCTTGTCCATGTCAGGACTAGACGATCATTCCATAGAAGTCCTGGGAGGGTTCCAGAGCTTGGAAATCCTCAACCTACTTGCACGCTCTTACGCTGGTGAAAACCTGAACTGTGGCTCAGGTTCATTCCCAAGGCTTCGCGTCCTCAAATTGTGGATGTTGGAGAAAGTGAAAGAAGCTCATGTAGACGAAACCGCTCTTTCTCGCCTGGAAGAGCTGGAGATCAAGAACTGCGGACTCCTAGCGTCTGTTAATTCATTGGATCATATTCAATTCctgaaaaaaattagtttgattgAAGTGAAGGAAGAACTGGCGACGAACATCAAAGGAGGACTGAGCGGAAAGCTATTCATCAACGGGAAGCAATTGGtgacctcttcttcttcttcttcccgcCAAGTATTCATCAAAGAGACGCAATTGGtgacctcttcttcttctgcgcAGGTAAAATTTCATCGCTTTTACGCCTTCTCTATCCACGCATTTCCTCATTAA